Genomic DNA from Deltaproteobacteria bacterium:
CGCGGCGCCGCGAAAACCCTTGCAGTACCAGGCCAGGTGCTTGCGCATGGCGTGGAAGCGCCGTTCACCCCAGAGACTTTCGAAATGACGGCTGTGCTCCAGCAGCACCCGAGTGCGCTCCTCCCGGCTCACGTCGAGGCCGTGGCCGCTCGCCGGCGCGATTCCGGCCAAGGTGTCCTTGGCCCACTGCTTGTCGCGGAAGATCCACGGGTTCCCCATGGCCCCGCGCCCGAGGAGCACGCCGTCGACCCCGGTCTGCCGGATCCGGTCCACCGCGTCCGACATGGACTTCAGGTCGCCGTTGCCGAGGATCAGCGTCGGCAGGTCCCGCGCCAGCTCCACCGTGCGTTGGATGGCGTCCCAATCCGCGAACCCCTTGTACATCTGCTTCAGGGTCCGTCCGTGCAGGGAGAGGGCGGCAGGTTTTTCCCCGAGCAGCACCGGGATCCACTCGTCCACCGCTACCTTGTCGTACCCCACCCGGGTCTTGACCGAGAGCGGGATCCTTTTCCGGGCAGGGAGAGGGACGCGCCCGCGATTCATGTGGCGGACCCTCTCCAGCACTTCGGGAGCGAAACCCACTTCCTCCAAGCGCTGCCCCGCGGCCCAGTCTTCGATACCCCGGCGGGCGGCGCGGATGATGGTCACCGCCAGTTCCGGGTTGAGGATGAGCCCGGCGCCGCATCCCTTGTTGGCAACGTTCTTGGCCGGACACCCCATATTGATGTCCAGGCCATCGAACCCGAGCTCGCAGACCATGTGCGCCACCTTGTAGAACGCCTCGGGCGTGCGTCCGTAGATCTGCGCCAGGATGGGCCGTTCGCAGTCGCCGTAGGAGAAGTCGCGCACGAAGCTGTCCGCGCCGCAGCAGATGCCTTCCACGCTGGTGAACTCGGTCATGCACAGGTCGGGGCGGCCGTGCCGTGCCGCCACCAGGCGAAAGGAGGCGTCGGTGACGCCGTCCATGGGCGAGAGACCGATAATGGGTTTTTCGATGCGGTGCCAGAAGTCCATGGGACAGGCGGGAGGCGTTTCAGTCCAGAGCGCCTCCCCGCTCCTCGATCATTCCGTCCAGTTCGTCCTTGAGGCGCGGCAGGATCTCGTCGTACGGGAACGCTCCCAGCGGTTCGCTGCCGCGCTTCAGGTTGACGAACCGCGGCCCGCACCACAGGCCGAGGTCGGCGTCGTCGGTCTCGCCGGGGCCGTTGACCCGGCAACCCATGACCGCGATGGTGATGGCGTGCTCGGCGGCGTAGGCGGTCATCTCCTTGACCTGCTGCGCCAGCTCCACGAAGTTCTCGTTCTCCACGCGCGAGCAGCTCGGGCAACTGATGATGTTCAGGGAGTCGAGGCCGTAGTCCACGACGCTGCGCACCCGGCCCTCGGCGATGTCGGCCAGGATCTCGCGTCCGGCCACGATCTCCTCGCCCTTGCGCGCGTTGGGCACGGTCAGGGACACCCGGATGGTGTCGCCGATGCCGCGGCTGATGAGCTGCTCGAATGCGATGCGGGTCTTGATGATGCCATCCGGCGGCAATCCCGCCTCGGTCACGCCAAGATGCAGGGGCACGTCCGGGCGCTCTTCGGCGAACCGCTGGTTGACCTCGATGACCTTGGCCGGATCCGAGTCCTTGAGCGAGACGCAGTAGCGCGTGTAGCCGATGCGGTCCAGCAGATCGCAGTGCTCCCAGGCGCTCGCAAGCATGGGCGAGATGGAGTCGTCCTCGGGAAACTTCCCCCGCTGCGCGGGGTCCACCGAGCCGCAGTTGACGCCCACGCGCATGGCGCAGTCGTGGGCCGTGGCCACCTCCGCCAGGAACTTGACCTTGTCCTGCCAGGTCTTCCGGCGCTCGTGGTGGTGGAGATGGCCGGGGTTGTAGCGGAGCTTGTCGACGTGCGGCGCCACCGCACTGGCCAGTCGGTAGTTTTCCTGGAGGTCCACGGACAGGTTGGCATCGGTGGCGCCCCGTATGGCCGCCAGCGCCGCCGCATCCTTCTTGCTGTCCACGGCGATGCGGATCACGTCGGCTCCAGCCTTCGCCAGGGCCTTGACCTGTGCCACCGTCGCCGCGACGTCCTGGGTATGGGTGGCGCACATGCTCTGCACGGCGATGGCGTGATTGCCCCCGATGACGGCGGTGCCGATGCGAACGGTGCGGGTGGGATTGCGCGGCAGTTTCATTGGATCGTGCCCCTCCGGTACACGGTACATCCGGCTTCAAGGCTAGCCTGAATGGTCCCTTGAAGCAACTTGGCGGGCTCGCGGTTCCCGGCGGACGCACGGAGTCTCGCCTTGATGCAGGTATGGATTCGGACTAGGATGACCGGGTAGCCAAGGAGAACCGATGAAGACCGCACGCACGCGCCGCCGCCTGACAGCCGTCGCCACCGTACTCTGTTTGCTCGCAATCCTTTCGGCGGTCTCCTCGTGGAGCCAGAAGGACCCGACCGCGACACCCGGTGAGTTGCAGCCGGACCCGGACCACTCCCGCATTACCGCCGAGATCCTTCAACGCCTCACGCGCGGCCACTACAACTCCGTCACTCTTGACGACAAGGTATCGGGGCGTATTTTCGACTCCTACATCAGGGCGTTGGATCCCGCGCGACGCTACTTCTTGAACGCGGACATCGAGGAGTTCGATCCCCTCAGGACGCGTTTCGACAACCTCATCAGTGGAGGTGATCTCGACCCGGCCTTCAAGATCTTCAACCGCTACCGTCAACGGCTGGGCGAACGGCTCCGGTTCCTCATCGGTATTCTCGACGACGGGTTCGATCGGCTGGATTTCCAGAAGGAGGAACGTCTCGAGCGGACCAACACCGCTTGGGCGGATTCCGGGGACGAACTGCGGGACCGGTGGCGCCGGCAGTTCAAGGGAGAGGTGTTGAACCGCCTGTTGGCGGGCACCGAGCGTGAAGAGATCCGAAAGGCGCTGCGGCAACGGTACGACAACCAGTTGAAACGCCTGGCGCAACAGAACAACGCCGACGTGTTCCGCGTCTACACCAACGCATACCTCCGGGCCATCGACCCACATACCGCGTATTTTCCGCCCCATCAGAGTGAAAACTTCAACATCCACATGAGTTTGTCGCTGGAAGGCATCGGCGCCGTGCTGCAGGATGACGGTGGCACGGTGAAGGTTGTCCGGCTGGTTCCGGGCGGGCCCGCGGACAAGGCGGGAGAGCTGCGCCCCGGGGACCGTATCGTGGGTGTGGCCCAGGGCGAGAACGGCGCAATGGTGGACATCCTCGGCATGCGCCTCGACGAGGTCGTCACCCTGATCCGCGGCCCCAAGGAGACCACGGTCCGACTCGAGATCATTCCCCAGACGAGCACGAACGAACAGCACAAGGTCATCCGCATCGTACGCAACAAGGTGGATCTGGCGGATCAGCAGGCCAGCAGCCAGGTGATGGAGGTGAAGGTCGGGCAGGGGACGCAGAAGATCGGCGTCATTCGCTTGCCGACCTTCTACGCCGACTTCGCGGCACAGCGCGCCGGCGACCCCAATTACAAGAGCACCGTGACGGACGTGAAGCGGCTGATCGCGGAGTTGGAGGACGCTGGTGTCAGCGGCGTGGTGGTGGATCTACGGAACAACGGCGGGGGCGCTCTCAACGAAGCCATCCGGCTCGTCGGCTTGTTCATTCGGACCGGTCCCGTGGTGCAAATCCGTGACGGGCGGGGGGTGATCGGCGTTCGTTCGGACACGGACCCGACTGTCGTCTACGACGGCCCGCTGGCGGTGCTGGTGAATCGACTCAGCGCCTCGGCTTCCGAGATCTTCGCGGGCGCGGTCCAGGACTACGGCCGCGGGCTGGTCCTGGGAGTGCAGACCTTCGGCAAGGGGACCGTGCAAACCCTGATGCCGATGAGCCAAGGCCATTTGAAGCTCACACAGGCCAAGTTC
This window encodes:
- a CDS encoding tRNA-dihydrouridine synthase; this encodes MDFWHRIEKPIIGLSPMDGVTDASFRLVAARHGRPDLCMTEFTSVEGICCGADSFVRDFSYGDCERPILAQIYGRTPEAFYKVAHMVCELGFDGLDINMGCPAKNVANKGCGAGLILNPELAVTIIRAARRGIEDWAAGQRLEEVGFAPEVLERVRHMNRGRVPLPARKRIPLSVKTRVGYDKVAVDEWIPVLLGEKPAALSLHGRTLKQMYKGFADWDAIQRTVELARDLPTLILGNGDLKSMSDAVDRIRQTGVDGVLLGRGAMGNPWIFRDKQWAKDTLAGIAPASGHGLDVSREERTRVLLEHSRHFESLWGERRFHAMRKHLAWYCKGFRGAAQWRAQMVRARNAEEVARIVGAA
- a CDS encoding flavodoxin-dependent (E)-4-hydroxy-3-methylbut-2-enyl-diphosphate synthase codes for the protein MKLPRNPTRTVRIGTAVIGGNHAIAVQSMCATHTQDVAATVAQVKALAKAGADVIRIAVDSKKDAAALAAIRGATDANLSVDLQENYRLASAVAPHVDKLRYNPGHLHHHERRKTWQDKVKFLAEVATAHDCAMRVGVNCGSVDPAQRGKFPEDDSISPMLASAWEHCDLLDRIGYTRYCVSLKDSDPAKVIEVNQRFAEERPDVPLHLGVTEAGLPPDGIIKTRIAFEQLISRGIGDTIRVSLTVPNARKGEEIVAGREILADIAEGRVRSVVDYGLDSLNIISCPSCSRVENENFVELAQQVKEMTAYAAEHAITIAVMGCRVNGPGETDDADLGLWCGPRFVNLKRGSEPLGAFPYDEILPRLKDELDGMIEERGGALD
- a CDS encoding carboxy terminal-processing peptidase codes for the protein MKTARTRRRLTAVATVLCLLAILSAVSSWSQKDPTATPGELQPDPDHSRITAEILQRLTRGHYNSVTLDDKVSGRIFDSYIRALDPARRYFLNADIEEFDPLRTRFDNLISGGDLDPAFKIFNRYRQRLGERLRFLIGILDDGFDRLDFQKEERLERTNTAWADSGDELRDRWRRQFKGEVLNRLLAGTEREEIRKALRQRYDNQLKRLAQQNNADVFRVYTNAYLRAIDPHTAYFPPHQSENFNIHMSLSLEGIGAVLQDDGGTVKVVRLVPGGPADKAGELRPGDRIVGVAQGENGAMVDILGMRLDEVVTLIRGPKETTVRLEIIPQTSTNEQHKVIRIVRNKVDLADQQASSQVMEVKVGQGTQKIGVIRLPTFYADFAAQRAGDPNYKSTVTDVKRLIAELEDAGVSGVVVDLRNNGGGALNEAIRLVGLFIRTGPVVQIRDGRGVIGVRSDTDPTVVYDGPLAVLVNRLSASASEIFAGAVQDYGRGLVLGVQTFGKGTVQTLMPMSQGHLKLTQAKFYRISGESTQHRGVIPDIEFPGMVDKTEVGESALDHALAWDVIDRARYGQVGDTAPFREELQLRHRERTKADPDFTHLVTRIERLRKERAETTVSLSEKTRRAEKKNDEAVELKSENARRAAKGEKPFASFAELEDYNEKQAGSDNPPEEDPILDEAVHVLADFIDLSRSSVPARRRGT